The following are encoded in a window of bacterium genomic DNA:
- a CDS encoding MFS transporter yields the protein MSDTDTTKSSPPEGEAPAEKPLTIRENLQILFGASRAFWLVNLVNFGDGIAYFGILNLLTLYVHDSVGFSDHLTGIAVSTFTGLVTLFMFGGGFVSDKLGVRRALTLTLIILLVGRVMLVSSPAAGALSGVLLWMSLVIMGFAEGIIQPALYAGVKEFTDPRTATIGYSILYAIMNLGIVAEAGVSPFIRAEGGITGVFWVLIGVSGLMLIGNATLFSRRIEKRDRVLEYVKKEKTADDTRTLWQKFRALPFMDNRFIFFIFILLPVRTLFAHQFLTLPHYVMRCFPEAIGARYEWFQGLNPLIIVIFVPLIAALTRKVNVVKMMIIGTSVSAITTFILVPGPHLSTLILYVVFFSLGEAIWSSRFLEYVADLAPAGQVGAYMGLAGIPWFMAKFTTGWYSGAMLAKFIPASGPHDSGTLWLIYAFIAMITPIGLLIGRKWVQRGVEYKR from the coding sequence ATGTCCGACACCGACACTACAAAGTCATCCCCACCCGAAGGCGAAGCTCCGGCCGAGAAGCCGCTGACGATTCGCGAGAACCTGCAGATCCTGTTCGGGGCCTCGCGGGCCTTCTGGCTGGTGAATCTGGTCAATTTCGGCGACGGCATCGCGTATTTCGGGATTCTCAATCTACTTACGCTGTACGTTCATGATTCGGTTGGTTTCTCCGATCATCTGACCGGCATTGCAGTTTCGACTTTCACGGGTCTGGTCACGCTGTTCATGTTCGGCGGTGGATTCGTCTCGGACAAACTGGGCGTCAGGCGGGCGCTCACACTAACTCTGATTATCCTGCTGGTGGGACGCGTGATGCTGGTCTCCAGTCCGGCCGCCGGCGCGCTCTCGGGAGTGTTGTTGTGGATGTCGCTGGTCATCATGGGCTTCGCCGAGGGAATCATCCAACCCGCGCTCTACGCCGGTGTCAAAGAGTTTACCGATCCGCGCACGGCCACCATCGGCTACAGCATTCTCTACGCGATCATGAACCTCGGCATCGTAGCCGAAGCCGGAGTCTCGCCGTTTATCCGCGCCGAGGGCGGGATCACCGGAGTATTCTGGGTGCTGATCGGCGTTTCCGGGCTGATGCTCATCGGCAACGCGACTCTGTTTTCACGCCGAATCGAAAAACGTGACCGTGTACTGGAATATGTAAAAAAAGAAAAAACCGCCGACGACACGCGCACGCTGTGGCAGAAATTCCGTGCCCTGCCGTTCATGGACAATCGCTTCATCTTCTTCATCTTCATTCTGCTGCCCGTGCGCACGTTGTTCGCTCACCAGTTCCTGACGCTTCCCCACTACGTGATGCGCTGCTTCCCCGAGGCGATCGGCGCGCGCTATGAGTGGTTTCAGGGACTCAATCCGCTGATCATCGTGATCTTCGTGCCGCTCATCGCCGCCCTCACGCGCAAGGTAAACGTGGTCAAGATGATGATTATCGGTACGTCGGTCTCGGCCATAACCACGTTCATCCTCGTTCCCGGTCCGCATCTTTCCACCTTGATCCTGTACGTGGTCTTTTTCTCGCTGGGCGAAGCGATCTGGTCGAGCCGGTTCCTCGAATACGTGGCCGACCTCGCTCCCGCCGGGCAAGTGGGAGCCTACATGGGACTGGCGGGGATTCCGTGGTTCATGGCCAAGTTCACCACCGGCTGGTATTCGGGCGCAATGCTGG
- a CDS encoding lysophospholipid acyltransferase family protein, protein MPKDPPPIQREKLFTVRPPASRNLGHKAVAAMSGVLDQALLFNRLDRLYAGITGASGGQEFFERMLEWVGVSYAIPEQDMNRIPASGPVVVVSNHPFGLIDPVVLTSIVLRVRPDVKTMTNRFLEKVVDLRDVCIFVDPFGRTDSFGMNVKPLKETLRWLAGGGLVIIFPAGEVASVNPRQWKVVEPPWSETVARIIRSSKATVVPVFFRGTNTLLFHAAGFVHPRLRTALLPREVFTKRGRTIHLAIGNPIPWRKLSDFETDEALIHHLRERTFLLRTRTTRSRRRVAAPVKRFVALDPIAEASAIESVAAEIDALPPERKLVTVGDLHVYYAEAAEIPEVLREIGRLREITFRLVGEGSGKPLDLDEFDGHYLHLFLWNAAAREVIGAYRMGPADVILQKLGIRGLYTSTLFQIKPALIERINPALELGRSFVRPEYQRSSAALALLWKGLATYVAFHPRYRNLFGPVSISNDYHKVSHQLMVSFLKRHSFLKEEARLVRARRAFRSRRGKGWTLRLSRLMTADIENISDLVADVEGDSKGVPVLIRQYLSLGGKIFGFNVDSEFSNVVDSLILVDLLQTERRVLERYMGKDGAANFLSHYNK, encoded by the coding sequence ATGCCCAAAGACCCCCCTCCGATTCAACGCGAAAAACTGTTCACGGTCAGACCGCCCGCTTCTCGTAATTTGGGACACAAGGCCGTGGCGGCCATGAGCGGCGTTCTCGACCAAGCCCTGCTGTTCAACCGTCTGGACCGGTTGTATGCCGGGATCACTGGCGCTTCGGGCGGGCAGGAATTCTTCGAGCGGATGCTCGAATGGGTCGGCGTTTCCTATGCCATCCCCGAACAGGATATGAACCGCATTCCGGCCAGCGGTCCGGTGGTGGTCGTGTCCAATCATCCGTTCGGCCTGATTGATCCCGTCGTCCTGACCTCCATCGTGTTACGCGTGCGGCCCGACGTCAAGACCATGACCAACCGCTTTCTCGAGAAGGTGGTTGATCTTCGCGACGTGTGCATCTTCGTGGATCCGTTCGGGCGGACCGATTCGTTCGGTATGAACGTCAAACCGCTGAAGGAAACGCTGCGCTGGCTGGCCGGAGGCGGGCTGGTGATTATTTTTCCGGCGGGTGAGGTGGCCAGCGTGAATCCCCGGCAGTGGAAAGTGGTGGAGCCGCCGTGGAGCGAAACCGTGGCCCGCATCATTCGCTCATCGAAAGCGACGGTGGTGCCGGTGTTCTTTCGCGGCACCAACACTCTGCTTTTCCACGCCGCCGGATTCGTGCATCCGCGGTTGCGGACCGCGCTCCTTCCGCGCGAGGTCTTCACCAAGCGGGGACGCACGATTCATCTGGCCATCGGGAATCCGATTCCGTGGCGCAAACTCTCCGATTTCGAGACGGACGAAGCGCTCATCCATCATCTGCGCGAGCGCACGTTCCTGCTGCGCACGCGGACGACGCGTTCCCGCCGTCGCGTCGCCGCGCCGGTCAAGCGCTTCGTGGCGCTCGATCCGATCGCCGAAGCGTCGGCAATCGAAAGCGTGGCCGCCGAAATTGACGCGCTTCCGCCCGAGCGAAAGCTGGTGACGGTCGGCGATCTGCACGTCTACTATGCGGAGGCGGCGGAGATTCCCGAGGTGTTGCGCGAGATCGGCCGGCTGCGTGAGATCACCTTCCGGCTGGTCGGTGAGGGATCGGGAAAGCCACTCGATCTCGATGAATTCGACGGGCACTATTTGCATCTCTTTCTCTGGAATGCGGCCGCGCGCGAGGTGATCGGCGCCTATCGCATGGGCCCGGCCGACGTGATCCTGCAGAAACTCGGAATTCGCGGCCTCTACACCAGCACGTTATTTCAAATCAAGCCGGCGCTGATCGAGCGCATCAATCCCGCGCTCGAACTCGGGCGCTCCTTCGTGCGGCCCGAGTATCAGAGATCGAGCGCGGCGCTGGCGCTGCTCTGGAAGGGACTGGCTACCTACGTCGCGTTCCATCCCCGCTATCGAAACCTGTTCGGCCCGGTCAGCATCAGCAACGACTATCACAAAGTGTCTCACCAACTGATGGTGAGCTTTCTCAAGCGCCACAGCTTCCTCAAAGAAGAAGCCCGTCTCGTGCGCGCGCGCAGAGCGTTTCGCTCGCGCCGCGGCAAGGGCTGGACGCTGCGACTCTCGCGGCTGATGACGGCGGACATCGAGAACATCTCCGATCTGGTGGCCGACGTCGAGGGCGACAGCAAGGGCGTGCCGGTGCTGATCCGTCAATATCTCAGTCTGGGCGGAAAAATTTTCGGCTTCAACGTGGACAGCGAGTTCAGCAACGTGGTGGACAGTCTGATCCTCGTGGATCTTCTGCAAACCGAACGTCGCGTCCTCGAACGCTACATGGGCAAGGACGGCGCGGCCAATTTCCTGTCCCACTACAACAAATAA
- a CDS encoding T9SS type A sorting domain-containing protein, with protein sequence MKMRDCLMGVILLLAGGGSDTGLIPAAIGRTIVVAADGSGEFTRIAYGVDVAEPGDTVLVRSGDYWDERFTVDSAVVVMAEQQGQATIWLDPSIRAVILCSEAELRGFVIIGSFMGIGQNMIAAFGDRVVIYNCYLEADARYGSQIVIESQLVPPIIRHCRFDFDFGEPNVFIWHRSPLNVWMPDNCYGDGFTDTTVIHGYVLDRAHGDSTAGYVYVTPVWEEFQWLAAEEPREPRNTQPYIGLFPNPVTSGGMLTLDLPGQPLRPIVLYNLLGQEVYRHSVSNPPNTGGRQVLLTLPSGIPSGIYFANVVTARESLVRKVIVHR encoded by the coding sequence ATGAAAATGCGAGATTGCTTGATGGGTGTAATCCTCCTCCTCGCCGGAGGAGGAAGCGATACGGGACTAATTCCAGCAGCCATCGGGCGGACAATAGTTGTAGCTGCTGACGGTAGTGGAGAATTCACCCGAATAGCTTATGGCGTAGATGTCGCTGAACCGGGGGATACGGTTCTGGTACGATCTGGAGACTACTGGGATGAGCGATTCACCGTGGACTCGGCGGTGGTCGTTATGGCGGAACAGCAGGGTCAAGCAACTATCTGGTTGGATCCGTCTATCAGAGCAGTCATACTGTGTTCGGAAGCGGAACTTCGGGGATTTGTGATTATTGGCAGCTTCATGGGAATTGGACAGAACATGATAGCTGCCTTCGGAGATCGAGTCGTGATCTACAATTGCTATTTGGAAGCAGACGCTCGGTATGGATCACAGATCGTCATTGAATCTCAACTAGTTCCACCCATTATTCGCCACTGCCGGTTTGACTTTGATTTTGGCGAACCGAATGTGTTTATTTGGCATCGTTCTCCGCTGAATGTATGGATGCCGGACAACTGCTACGGTGACGGCTTCACCGATACTACGGTGATTCATGGTTATGTACTCGATAGAGCCCATGGCGACAGCACGGCCGGTTACGTCTATGTAACCCCCGTGTGGGAAGAATTCCAGTGGCTGGCAGCGGAGGAACCGAGAGAACCACGAAATACACAACCCTACATAGGACTCTTTCCCAATCCCGTAACGTCCGGTGGAATGCTGACGCTCGATCTTCCCGGTCAGCCGCTCCGCCCGATAGTCTTATACAATCTTTTGGGACAGGAAGTCTATCGCCACTCGGTTTCCAATCCCCCAAACACTGGAGGCCGCCAAGTTCTCCTCACTTTGCCTTCGGGAATTCCCAGCGGGATCTATTTCGCGAATGTCGTCACCGCGAGGGAATCACTGGTCAGGAAAGTGATTGTTCACCGCTGA